The following proteins come from a genomic window of Mycobacterium sp. DL:
- a CDS encoding AraC family transcriptional regulator, whose translation MDVFGDLFRGVRAHGSLFGSSTLTAPWALHFVDGAPLTLCTVIGGSGWIVPEHGSPEPLRAYETVVVRGPATFTFVDRLDTTAEPIACGEFCATPEHGGTRHRLGWSDTDPGMADATTLIVGAYPVRGEISRQLLDVLPVVLRVEAGGTGDAVLDHLAAEVAADIPGQQVVLDRLLDWMLVCTLREWFDRPGGQPPAWWAAQRDPVAGHALRLMHAEPAAPWTVATLADRIGVSRSTLAKRFTELVGEPPLTYLTRWRMTLAADLLIEKHEATVAAVARTVGYSEPFGFSAAFKRVRGVNPSEFRRTATASSA comes from the coding sequence ATGGACGTGTTCGGTGACCTGTTCCGGGGGGTGCGGGCCCACGGCTCGCTTTTTGGCAGTTCCACCCTGACCGCGCCGTGGGCGCTCCACTTCGTGGACGGCGCCCCGCTGACCCTGTGCACCGTCATCGGCGGCTCGGGTTGGATCGTGCCCGAGCATGGCTCGCCCGAGCCGTTGCGGGCGTACGAAACGGTTGTCGTGCGGGGGCCTGCGACGTTCACGTTCGTCGACCGACTCGACACGACGGCGGAACCGATTGCGTGCGGGGAGTTCTGCGCGACACCCGAGCACGGCGGCACCCGGCACCGGCTCGGCTGGAGCGACACCGACCCCGGCATGGCCGACGCGACGACGTTGATCGTCGGCGCCTACCCGGTGCGCGGCGAGATCAGTCGTCAGTTGCTCGACGTTCTGCCCGTCGTGCTGCGGGTGGAGGCCGGCGGCACGGGTGACGCCGTGCTCGACCACCTCGCCGCCGAGGTCGCCGCCGACATCCCGGGGCAGCAGGTGGTGTTGGACCGGTTGTTGGACTGGATGCTGGTATGCACGCTGCGTGAGTGGTTCGACAGGCCCGGCGGACAACCGCCCGCCTGGTGGGCGGCCCAGCGGGACCCGGTCGCCGGCCACGCATTGCGCCTGATGCACGCCGAGCCTGCGGCGCCATGGACGGTCGCCACGCTGGCCGATCGCATCGGCGTGTCGAGATCGACGCTGGCGAAGCGGTTCACCGAGTTGGTCGGTGAACCGCCGCTGACATATCTGACCCGCTGGCGAATGACGCTGGCGGCGGATCTGCTGATCGAGAAACACGAGGCGACCGTGGCTGCGGTCGCCCGCACCGTGGGCTACTCCGAACCGTTCGGATTCAGCGCGGCCTTCAAACGAGTTCGGGGTGTCAACCCCAGCGAGTTCCGGCGCACCGCCACCGCGTCGAGCGCCTGA
- a CDS encoding NAD(P)H-binding protein: MTTDNNTLVLGATGKTGRRVVPRLRIRDVPVRAASRSSATRFDWSDPGSWDGALQGVAAVYVVPPTVVGPVHDFVARAESAGVQRLVLLSGRGADTWGDSTFGLDMRDAEDAVRSSSLEWTILRPNNFAQDFDEDVFHAPLLAGELALPAGDVPEPFIDLEDVADVAATVLTQPGRHAGQIYEMTGPRALTFADAVELISRATGQLITYKQVSPAEYTAGLVEEGLSEGDAQHVADMFVMMDRGLLADTTDGVATVLGRDPRTFEDYVVRTAASGAWRR, translated from the coding sequence ATGACTACTGACAACAACACCCTTGTTCTCGGCGCGACAGGCAAGACCGGGCGCCGCGTCGTCCCCAGGCTGCGCATCCGGGACGTCCCCGTGCGCGCCGCGTCCCGGTCCAGCGCCACCCGCTTCGACTGGTCCGACCCCGGCAGCTGGGACGGCGCCCTGCAGGGGGTCGCAGCCGTCTATGTCGTGCCCCCGACCGTCGTCGGACCCGTGCACGACTTCGTCGCTCGGGCCGAGTCCGCGGGGGTGCAGCGCCTGGTTCTGCTGTCGGGGCGCGGCGCCGACACCTGGGGTGATTCCACGTTCGGGCTGGACATGCGCGACGCCGAGGACGCGGTGCGCAGCTCATCGCTGGAGTGGACCATTCTGCGGCCCAACAACTTCGCCCAGGACTTCGACGAGGACGTGTTTCACGCCCCTCTCCTGGCAGGTGAGCTGGCACTGCCGGCCGGTGATGTCCCCGAGCCGTTCATCGACCTCGAAGACGTCGCCGACGTCGCGGCAACAGTGTTGACCCAGCCCGGCCGCCATGCCGGACAGATCTACGAGATGACCGGACCGCGCGCTCTGACCTTTGCCGATGCCGTCGAGCTGATCTCCAGGGCCACTGGACAACTCATCACCTACAAGCAGGTCTCTCCTGCCGAGTACACCGCCGGGTTGGTCGAGGAAGGCCTCAGCGAGGGCGACGCCCAGCATGTCGCCGACATGTTCGTGATGATGGACCGCGGACTCTTAGCGGACACCACCGACGGTGTCGCCACCGTGCTGGGACGGGACCCTCGCACGTTCGAGGATTACGTCGTGCGGACCGCCGCCAGTGGAGCGTGGCGGCGATGA
- a CDS encoding pyridoxamine 5'-phosphate oxidase family protein, with the protein MSTDSLTGEDLELLRRPLYGFLSVAAGPVPAQPRPVWFEVTAEGTIQLFTGPDTVKIRRLRRDPRASLVVAAPVGERERWVSVAGRTTVEPDGAHDLAARLAARYWDLDDPTRARDFTEIMAEDYVRLVIHPESVSRLTF; encoded by the coding sequence ATGAGCACCGATTCGCTGACCGGGGAGGACCTCGAACTCCTCCGGCGGCCCCTGTACGGTTTCCTGTCCGTGGCCGCCGGCCCGGTCCCGGCGCAGCCGCGGCCGGTGTGGTTCGAGGTCACTGCCGAGGGCACCATCCAATTGTTCACCGGCCCGGACACGGTGAAGATTCGTCGACTGCGACGCGACCCCCGCGCCTCGCTCGTCGTCGCGGCCCCCGTGGGTGAGCGGGAGCGCTGGGTCTCGGTGGCCGGCCGGACCACGGTGGAACCCGATGGCGCGCACGATCTGGCCGCGCGTCTGGCGGCCCGGTACTGGGACCTCGACGACCCGACCCGCGCCCGCGACTTCACGGAAATCATGGCCGAGGACTACGTTCGCCTCGTCATCCACCCGGAGAGCGTGAGTCGCTTGACGTTCTGA
- a CDS encoding LysR family transcriptional regulator, translated as MEVRQLKFFLAVVDHGGFSKAAEELMVAQPSLSQAIAGFERELAMPLFHRVNRGVVLSDAGRALVGPARVVLRDIDEAREAMNELRQLRGGRVDLITMPSPGMEPLTTILTTFAQSHPHVTINSQAGFTPEEIIRSVRSGSSEIGILGSPEPVLAADLAVVPLESQALVLISGPDGGPDGGVVHRHELSGSRLIVSQRGSLMRALVDEVLAEGVQVTIAAEIAHRTSILPMVINGFGQAVMPSAWTRTARRSGARVQRIVPESYLHVAAVSRRIHLTAPASALMDVARAYGAQSAVADVPVRTSSDSRSPGG; from the coding sequence ATGGAGGTTAGGCAGTTGAAGTTCTTCCTCGCCGTGGTTGATCACGGAGGCTTCAGCAAGGCGGCCGAGGAGTTGATGGTTGCGCAGCCGTCACTGTCCCAAGCGATCGCAGGGTTCGAGCGCGAGCTCGCCATGCCGCTGTTTCACCGCGTCAACCGCGGTGTCGTGCTCAGCGACGCGGGCCGGGCGCTGGTCGGCCCGGCGCGGGTGGTGCTGCGTGACATCGACGAAGCACGCGAAGCGATGAACGAACTCAGGCAGCTCCGCGGTGGCCGGGTGGATCTGATCACGATGCCTTCACCGGGCATGGAACCGCTGACCACGATTCTGACGACGTTCGCCCAGAGCCATCCACATGTCACCATCAATTCCCAAGCGGGCTTCACCCCCGAGGAGATCATCCGAAGTGTGCGCTCGGGGAGCTCTGAGATCGGAATCCTGGGCTCGCCGGAGCCGGTGCTGGCCGCAGATCTGGCAGTGGTGCCGCTGGAAAGCCAAGCGCTGGTGCTCATCTCAGGGCCGGACGGCGGCCCCGACGGCGGTGTCGTGCACCGGCACGAACTCAGCGGTAGCCGGCTGATCGTGTCGCAACGCGGCTCCCTGATGCGCGCACTCGTCGACGAGGTGCTCGCTGAAGGCGTCCAGGTCACGATCGCCGCCGAGATCGCCCACCGGACATCGATCCTGCCCATGGTCATCAACGGGTTCGGCCAAGCGGTGATGCCGTCGGCGTGGACCCGCACAGCCCGAAGGTCCGGGGCCCGGGTGCAGCGCATCGTCCCGGAGTCCTACCTGCATGTGGCCGCTGTCAGTCGCCGCATCCACCTGACGGCCCCGGCTTCGGCGCTGATGGACGTCGCCCGGGCCTACGGTGCGCAGTCTGCGGTGGCCGACGTGCCGGTCAGAACGTCAAGCGACTCACGCTCTCCGGGTGGATGA
- a CDS encoding tartrate dehydrogenase, translating into MAQQTFKIAAIPADGVGKEVVAAGRRVLDRLAEQSDDRFEFEWTEFPWGCEYYEQTGRMMAADGLETLQPFDAIYFGAVGWENVPDHISLWGLRLAITQGFDQWANIRPVNFLPGVTSPLRRADDTELNWVVVRENSEGEYAGLGGRNLSSRGPGNEVALQTALFTEKGCERIIRFSFELARTRTVKKVSSVTKSNAQQYGMVLWDEVFARVAQDYPDVETESVLVDAMSAKFVLHPEQLSVVVASNLNADILSDLGSALAGSLGLASSANFNPERRFPSMFEPVHGTAPDIAGQGICNPIGAIASAALMLAHLGLAAEARLIDAAIEATTAGGVLPRDLGGTATTEELTDAIIAALSPALLDA; encoded by the coding sequence ATGGCCCAGCAGACGTTCAAGATCGCCGCGATCCCCGCCGACGGAGTCGGTAAGGAGGTCGTAGCCGCAGGAAGGCGCGTACTCGACCGCCTCGCCGAGCAGTCCGACGACCGCTTCGAGTTCGAATGGACCGAATTCCCATGGGGATGTGAGTACTACGAGCAGACCGGTCGGATGATGGCCGCCGACGGACTCGAGACGCTTCAGCCCTTCGACGCGATCTACTTCGGCGCGGTGGGTTGGGAGAACGTACCGGACCACATCAGCCTGTGGGGTCTGCGCCTGGCGATCACCCAGGGCTTCGACCAGTGGGCCAACATCCGGCCGGTCAACTTCCTGCCCGGTGTCACCTCGCCGCTCCGCAGGGCCGACGACACCGAGCTGAATTGGGTTGTCGTCCGGGAGAACAGCGAAGGGGAGTACGCCGGGCTGGGTGGCCGAAATCTCAGCAGCCGCGGGCCCGGCAACGAGGTCGCCCTGCAGACAGCTCTGTTCACCGAAAAGGGGTGCGAGCGGATCATTCGTTTCTCCTTCGAACTGGCACGCACCCGCACGGTCAAGAAGGTCTCCAGCGTCACCAAATCCAATGCCCAGCAGTACGGAATGGTGTTGTGGGACGAAGTCTTCGCCCGAGTCGCGCAGGATTATCCGGATGTCGAGACCGAAAGTGTGCTCGTTGATGCGATGAGCGCCAAGTTCGTGTTGCACCCCGAGCAGCTCTCCGTCGTCGTCGCGTCCAACCTCAACGCCGATATTCTCTCCGATCTCGGCTCTGCCCTCGCCGGCAGCCTCGGCCTCGCCTCCAGCGCAAATTTCAACCCCGAGAGGCGCTTTCCGAGCATGTTCGAACCGGTGCACGGCACCGCCCCTGACATCGCCGGTCAGGGCATCTGCAACCCGATCGGTGCCATCGCCAGCGCCGCCTTGATGCTCGCGCACCTCGGGCTCGCCGCTGAGGCGCGCCTGATCGATGCAGCGATCGAAGCCACCACCGCCGGCGGGGTGTTGCCTCGGGACCTCGGGGGCACCGCCACCACTGAGGAGCTCACCGACGCGATCATCGCTGCTCTGAGCCCTGCACTGCTCGACGCCTGA
- a CDS encoding glycerate kinase translates to MRVLIAPDKFKGSLSAAEVAAHLASGLADAGVDSDMLPLADGGDGSIDAAAAAGFSRVECSVRDALGRRHRAAIAIRQNTAVVELAGTCGLATLPPGQLAPIQASSHGFGEALVHAVRSGARTLVLALGGSASTDGGVGMLAALGFQFRDDRGRLLDPSAGNLGRIHTVDSTRAVDLEDIDVVVATDVISPLLGGTGAAAVFGPQKGATGNQIAELEAGLRNFTEAARRSGWTDAEDIAVSAGAGAAGGCGFAAALLGADLVSGADFFLDLLGFDHHLSGTDMVITGEGRLDDQTLAGKLPAAVLQRAALLPVVAVVGRDELRSDRERFVAIHAVADLTDVDTASDRIRTSELLRVIGARIGRSLPLVTQRA, encoded by the coding sequence GTGCGAGTCCTCATCGCCCCTGACAAATTCAAGGGCAGCCTTTCGGCCGCCGAAGTCGCCGCACACCTGGCCTCGGGGCTCGCTGATGCAGGTGTCGACAGTGACATGCTGCCGCTGGCGGACGGAGGCGACGGCAGCATCGACGCCGCCGCCGCAGCGGGGTTCTCCCGTGTCGAATGTTCGGTGCGCGACGCGCTCGGACGACGACACCGCGCCGCCATCGCCATACGGCAGAACACCGCTGTCGTCGAGCTCGCCGGGACCTGCGGGTTGGCGACTCTGCCGCCCGGACAGCTGGCACCGATCCAGGCATCCAGCCACGGATTCGGTGAGGCCCTCGTCCACGCCGTCCGATCAGGCGCCCGCACCCTCGTGTTGGCACTCGGCGGCAGCGCCAGCACCGATGGCGGTGTCGGAATGCTTGCGGCACTGGGGTTTCAGTTCCGGGATGACCGCGGCCGCCTTCTCGACCCATCCGCGGGAAACCTCGGCCGAATCCACACTGTCGACTCGACGCGCGCCGTCGATCTCGAGGACATCGACGTGGTCGTCGCCACGGACGTCATCAGCCCCCTGCTCGGCGGGACGGGCGCAGCGGCGGTCTTCGGTCCGCAGAAAGGAGCGACAGGCAATCAGATTGCTGAACTCGAGGCCGGGCTGCGGAATTTCACCGAGGCCGCCCGCCGGTCCGGTTGGACGGATGCCGAGGACATTGCCGTATCCGCCGGAGCGGGTGCGGCAGGAGGATGCGGATTCGCGGCAGCACTGCTGGGCGCGGATCTGGTCTCGGGCGCGGACTTCTTCCTCGACCTGCTGGGGTTCGACCACCATCTGTCCGGCACCGACATGGTGATCACCGGTGAAGGCAGACTCGACGATCAAACCCTGGCCGGCAAGTTGCCGGCCGCAGTCCTACAGCGAGCGGCGCTCCTTCCGGTCGTCGCGGTTGTGGGGCGGGACGAACTTCGTTCCGACCGTGAACGATTCGTCGCGATACACGCCGTGGCCGACCTGACTGACGTGGACACCGCCTCAGATCGCATCCGTACCTCCGAACTACTGCGCGTCATCGGGGCCCGGATCGGCCGGTCACTACCGCTGGTCACTCAGCGGGCCTGA
- a CDS encoding DASS family sodium-coupled anion symporter, protein MTTAHQGRRTDVDKALLGSATYRSLGEQKLSPAEERFEKGRRTIGLFLAPLVTIVFLALPLSMEPQQQTLAGVLLGVIILWISEAVPIPIGGLLGVAVVVFLGVAPADDVLGAFGSSTIFTFIGAFILAQAMLKHGLARRFAFRILALPRVGQSTTGVIVAFGVITALLSAFVSNTATVAMMLPTALGILGVIAKLMQDRGIVKEDFDPLRLRVGAAIMLMLAYGASVGGLLTPVGSPPNLIGRGLIEEATGERISFAQWVAMAAPICLLMFVALAFIVIRLNRPELKRIDGVADYVAEQRAEMGKLSRAEKNTLIAFGVTVSLWIFPGIVALIAGNDSDVYTFVSDRLDEGMVAVFGAALLYLLPTDWAQREFTLRWRDAADIDWGTIVLFGTGIIFGALLAATGLAETIGTSVDSALGLSSIVPITIFAVILAIVVSETTSNTASAAVVVPIIIPVAIAAGVNPFVPALAATFAASFGFMLPVSTPQNAIVYGSGAVRITTMIRTGFSFDILGAILIIVALPVMIALIGLGG, encoded by the coding sequence ATGACAACCGCACATCAAGGTCGGCGCACTGACGTCGACAAGGCACTGCTTGGCAGCGCCACCTACCGCAGTCTCGGGGAGCAGAAACTCTCTCCTGCCGAGGAGCGCTTCGAGAAGGGCCGGCGCACCATCGGCCTCTTCCTGGCCCCGCTGGTCACCATCGTGTTTCTTGCGCTACCGCTGAGCATGGAACCCCAGCAGCAGACCCTGGCGGGCGTCCTGCTGGGCGTCATCATCCTGTGGATCTCCGAGGCAGTACCCATCCCGATCGGCGGATTGCTGGGTGTCGCCGTCGTCGTTTTCCTGGGCGTCGCCCCCGCCGACGACGTCCTCGGCGCCTTCGGCTCCTCGACCATCTTCACCTTCATCGGCGCGTTCATCCTCGCGCAGGCCATGCTCAAACATGGTCTGGCCCGGCGGTTCGCGTTCCGCATCCTCGCGCTACCGCGCGTCGGGCAGTCGACCACGGGCGTCATCGTGGCATTCGGCGTGATCACCGCGCTGCTATCGGCTTTCGTCTCCAACACCGCGACCGTCGCCATGATGCTGCCCACCGCTTTGGGAATTCTCGGTGTCATCGCCAAGCTCATGCAGGATCGCGGAATCGTCAAGGAGGACTTCGACCCACTGCGGCTTCGGGTGGGGGCTGCGATCATGCTGATGCTCGCCTACGGGGCCAGTGTTGGCGGCCTCCTGACACCGGTCGGTAGCCCCCCGAACCTGATCGGGCGCGGTCTGATCGAAGAAGCCACGGGCGAGCGCATCAGCTTCGCGCAGTGGGTCGCGATGGCCGCACCGATCTGTCTCCTCATGTTTGTCGCTTTGGCGTTCATCGTGATTCGACTCAATCGTCCGGAGCTCAAGCGCATCGACGGTGTCGCTGACTACGTCGCCGAGCAGCGGGCGGAGATGGGCAAGCTCTCTCGCGCCGAGAAGAACACCCTGATCGCCTTCGGAGTCACCGTCAGCTTGTGGATCTTTCCCGGCATCGTCGCGCTCATTGCCGGCAACGACTCAGATGTCTACACCTTTGTCAGCGACCGCCTCGACGAAGGCATGGTAGCCGTGTTCGGCGCGGCACTGTTGTACCTGCTGCCAACCGACTGGGCCCAGCGGGAGTTCACCCTGCGCTGGCGCGATGCCGCCGATATCGACTGGGGCACCATCGTTCTGTTCGGGACCGGCATCATCTTCGGCGCCCTGCTCGCTGCGACCGGACTCGCCGAGACGATCGGCACGTCCGTCGACAGCGCGCTCGGTCTGTCCAGCATCGTGCCCATCACGATCTTTGCGGTGATCCTGGCCATCGTCGTCTCGGAGACGACCAGTAACACCGCCTCGGCTGCGGTGGTGGTGCCGATCATCATCCCGGTGGCGATCGCAGCGGGGGTCAACCCCTTCGTGCCCGCGCTGGCTGCCACATTCGCCGCATCATTCGGGTTCATGTTGCCGGTGTCCACACCGCAGAACGCCATCGTCTACGGATCCGGGGCGGTGCGGATAACCACGATGATCCGCACCGGCTTCTCGTTCGACATCCTGGGCGCCATCCTCATCATCGTCGCCCTGCCCGTGATGATCGCCTTGATCGGATTAGGCGGCTGA
- a CDS encoding zinc-ribbon domain-containing protein has protein sequence MLFFLFGYGTKQKHLGAGEVRTCPRCHNTTQWARVREFKQFTLFFIPVARWKRRQFEVCGICGTAVAG, from the coding sequence ATGTTGTTCTTTCTCTTCGGCTACGGCACCAAGCAGAAGCACCTGGGCGCCGGGGAGGTTCGGACATGTCCGAGGTGCCACAACACCACGCAGTGGGCGCGTGTCCGGGAGTTCAAGCAGTTCACGTTGTTCTTCATCCCGGTGGCACGCTGGAAGCGCAGGCAGTTCGAGGTCTGCGGTATCTGTGGAACCGCGGTCGCCGGCTGA
- a CDS encoding DUF3159 domain-containing protein: MTEAEKPKTLLEQMGGVSGLVAASVPTFAYVIANAIAGLDAAVVVAISASVGLIVLRKVRKQPIQPAVSGLLGVAVASLIAFYTGSAEGYFLPGIWMSVAFAVVFAVSVVVRRPLVGVIWNALTSAGERTVWHTDRKALHAFDIATLTFVAVFTARYVVQDWLYDAGSTGWLAVARIAMGYPLLALALLVTWWAVRRARAQLQAAADERLTTPAESGTSSVSP, encoded by the coding sequence ATGACCGAAGCGGAGAAGCCGAAGACCCTTCTGGAACAGATGGGCGGAGTGTCGGGGCTGGTGGCGGCCAGCGTGCCGACCTTCGCCTATGTGATCGCCAACGCGATCGCGGGATTGGACGCTGCCGTGGTCGTGGCCATCAGCGCCAGCGTCGGCCTGATCGTGCTGAGGAAAGTGCGTAAGCAGCCGATCCAGCCGGCCGTCTCGGGACTGCTGGGGGTCGCCGTCGCATCGCTGATCGCGTTCTACACCGGCTCAGCGGAGGGCTATTTCCTCCCGGGCATCTGGATGAGTGTGGCGTTCGCCGTCGTGTTCGCGGTTTCCGTGGTCGTGAGGCGGCCCCTGGTGGGCGTGATCTGGAATGCGCTCACCAGCGCAGGGGAGCGAACGGTGTGGCATACAGACCGCAAGGCGCTGCACGCTTTTGACATCGCGACCCTGACGTTCGTGGCGGTGTTCACTGCGCGCTACGTCGTCCAGGACTGGCTCTACGACGCCGGTTCCACCGGCTGGTTGGCGGTCGCGCGGATCGCCATGGGCTACCCGCTGCTGGCGCTGGCACTTCTGGTCACGTGGTGGGCGGTGCGCCGTGCTCGTGCACAGCTGCAGGCTGCGGCAGACGAACGACTCACCACACCCGCGGAATCTGGAACGTCATCAGTGTCGCCGTGA
- a CDS encoding S9 family peptidase, whose translation MATHAHLPVEDLFAPPVRTLATISPDGTRIAYLAPWKNRLNVWVEDVDGGTEPRCVTADATRSVINYQWTDDPRWMLYTQDSGGDENWHIYRVDLDDPAAPAVDLTPFPGIRTYFELLPGRPGKAMVGMTKRTPLLADAYELDIASGELTLLAENPGKVAGWFASRNGDLFGYSLTTDGDVELSTWEPDQQALRTLAVYDGADYTLSIWPMVVTPDGKGLWLGSNRNPDRTTLVRLDVATGEETDVHHHPNFSIDPMGGVAPVLPQPLILSQRTGELLAVRYLGERQVIQPLDPDFADVLENLEALSDGDLGKISSDDTGNRWVVSFIHDREPGVTYYYDHASGESRELFRPLPHLDPEALAPMKPVTIRSRDGLDLHSYLTLPLGATGPAPLVLLVHGGPWFRDSWGFQPDVQLLANRGYAVLQVNFRGSTGYGQGFVKAAIGEFAGKMHDDLIDGVNWAVEQGYADRDRVAIFGGSYGGYAALVGVTFTPDVFAAAIDYVGISSLANFMRTLPEIARPHLANNWHLFVGDPNDPQQEADMLARSPITRVDQIRTPLLVVQGANDSRVVQAESDNLVEALRDRGVDVEYMVKEDEGHGFLNPDNVIDMYRAVDRFLAEHLGGGNA comes from the coding sequence ATGGCAACACACGCGCACCTCCCGGTTGAGGATCTCTTCGCTCCACCAGTACGAACCCTGGCGACGATCTCGCCGGACGGCACCAGGATCGCCTACCTGGCACCGTGGAAGAACCGGCTGAACGTCTGGGTGGAGGACGTGGACGGCGGAACTGAGCCGCGTTGCGTCACCGCCGACGCGACCCGCAGCGTCATCAACTACCAGTGGACTGATGATCCGCGGTGGATGCTGTACACCCAGGACAGCGGCGGCGACGAGAACTGGCACATCTACCGCGTCGATCTCGACGACCCGGCGGCGCCGGCCGTCGATCTCACGCCGTTTCCGGGGATCAGGACCTATTTCGAGTTGCTGCCCGGCCGCCCCGGCAAAGCCATGGTCGGGATGACCAAACGGACGCCGCTGCTCGCCGACGCGTACGAACTCGACATCGCCAGCGGCGAATTGACCCTGCTCGCCGAGAATCCCGGAAAGGTTGCCGGCTGGTTCGCCAGCCGCAACGGTGACCTGTTCGGCTACTCCTTGACCACCGACGGTGACGTCGAACTGTCGACATGGGAGCCCGACCAGCAGGCACTTCGCACCCTCGCGGTGTACGACGGCGCCGATTACACGTTGAGCATCTGGCCGATGGTGGTCACGCCTGACGGCAAGGGCTTGTGGCTCGGCTCGAACCGGAATCCGGACCGGACGACGCTGGTGCGGTTGGACGTCGCCACCGGTGAGGAGACCGATGTCCACCACCATCCGAACTTCAGCATCGACCCGATGGGGGGCGTCGCCCCCGTACTTCCCCAGCCACTGATCCTCAGCCAACGGACCGGTGAGCTGCTCGCAGTCCGTTATCTCGGCGAGCGACAGGTGATTCAGCCGCTGGATCCGGACTTCGCCGACGTGCTCGAGAACTTGGAGGCGTTGTCCGACGGCGACCTGGGCAAGATCTCCTCGGACGACACCGGGAACCGCTGGGTGGTCAGCTTCATCCACGATCGGGAGCCCGGAGTCACCTACTACTACGACCATGCGAGCGGCGAGAGCCGGGAGTTGTTCCGGCCGCTCCCGCATCTGGATCCCGAGGCGCTGGCGCCGATGAAGCCGGTCACCATCCGCTCCCGCGACGGGCTGGATCTGCATTCGTACCTGACGCTGCCGTTGGGTGCGACGGGCCCGGCACCGCTGGTGCTGCTTGTCCACGGCGGTCCGTGGTTCCGTGACTCCTGGGGGTTCCAGCCCGACGTGCAGCTCCTGGCCAACCGCGGCTACGCCGTGCTGCAGGTCAACTTTCGGGGTTCCACCGGCTACGGGCAGGGCTTCGTGAAGGCGGCGATCGGCGAGTTCGCCGGCAAGATGCACGACGACCTCATCGACGGAGTGAACTGGGCCGTAGAGCAGGGCTATGCGGATCGCGATCGGGTGGCGATCTTCGGTGGCTCCTACGGCGGGTACGCCGCGCTGGTCGGTGTCACCTTCACCCCGGACGTGTTCGCCGCGGCCATCGACTATGTGGGCATCTCCAGCCTGGCGAACTTCATGCGGACCCTTCCCGAGATCGCCCGGCCGCATCTGGCCAACAACTGGCACCTGTTCGTCGGGGACCCCAATGACCCGCAGCAGGAGGCGGACATGCTGGCCCGATCCCCGATCACCCGGGTGGATCAGATCCGCACCCCACTGCTGGTGGTGCAGGGCGCCAACGACTCTCGAGTCGTTCAGGCCGAATCCGACAACCTCGTGGAGGCGCTGCGGGACCGCGGAGTCGACGTCGAGTACATGGTCAAAGAAGACGAGGGGCACGGGTTCCTCAACCCCGACAACGTGATCGACATGTACCGGGCCGTGGATCGGTTCCTCGCCGAACACCTCGGTGGTGGGAACGCATGA
- a CDS encoding MerR family transcriptional regulator: protein MAWSTREIAELAGTSLRAVRHYHQVGLLEEPERRSNGYKQYGVAHLVRLVRIKRLTDLGFSLTQIADMDDTDDHPEEALRSLDAELAATIDRLQRARVELGLILEKSAPTDLPPGFVPPSAMAKMSDADRSLVIVLTRVLGPQGLEIYADLLQNAPDEPASLAFDDLPDDADEATRQDIAEGLAPYIHAIYEAHPRLLESRTDAPKGERFVDETIAEAMSELYNSAQLDVLRRTREIMRANADWDGSAR from the coding sequence GTGGCATGGAGTACCCGCGAAATTGCTGAGCTCGCGGGCACCAGCCTGCGCGCAGTTCGGCATTATCACCAGGTCGGTCTGCTCGAGGAGCCGGAACGGCGCAGCAATGGCTACAAGCAGTACGGCGTCGCCCACCTGGTGCGGCTGGTGCGGATCAAACGACTCACCGATCTGGGTTTCTCACTGACCCAGATCGCCGACATGGACGACACCGACGACCATCCCGAAGAAGCGCTGCGGTCCCTGGACGCCGAACTCGCCGCCACCATCGATCGGCTGCAGCGCGCCCGGGTGGAGTTGGGTCTGATTCTCGAGAAATCCGCGCCCACCGACCTGCCACCCGGTTTCGTACCGCCGAGCGCGATGGCCAAGATGTCCGATGCCGATCGTTCGCTGGTCATCGTGCTGACCCGTGTGCTCGGGCCGCAGGGACTTGAGATCTACGCCGACCTTCTGCAGAACGCTCCCGACGAGCCGGCGTCACTGGCGTTCGACGATCTACCGGACGACGCCGACGAGGCGACACGCCAAGACATCGCCGAGGGCCTGGCTCCGTACATCCACGCAATCTACGAAGCACACCCCCGGCTGCTCGAATCCCGGACGGATGCCCCGAAGGGCGAGCGTTTTGTCGACGAGACCATCGCCGAAGCGATGTCAGAGCTGTACAACTCGGCACAGCTCGATGTCCTCCGCCGCACCCGGGAGATCATGCGCGCCAACGCTGATTGGGACGGATCAGCCCGCTAG